In Candidatus Eisenbacteria bacterium, the genomic stretch GTGCCCGCGCTGTCGTGCCCATGATGTTCCGGGCCTCGCGCGCCCCTTGCCGAGGGCCCGTCCGGGCCGCGATAGTTCCTCCCTCGACGCAGCGCCTCGAACGCGCGGAGGATCCGGTGAAGCGCACGCAGACCGACACGGCGCCCGGCAGCACGGTCACGTTCGATACGATGAACGGCTTCCGGCCGCGCAAGCCCGGGACGGAAGGCGAAAACCCGTGACCGCCCGCGCCACCGGGCCGTTCGAGGTGAAGCTCGCTCCGCTCGCGCTCTCGGAGGTCGCGGCCGAGTCGGGGCTCGGGCGCATGTCCCTGGACAAGGTCTTCCACGGCGATCTCGAGGCGACGAGCACCGGCGAGATGCTGAGCGCGATGGGAAACGTGCAGGGCTCGGGGAGCTACGTCGCGCTCGAGCGGGTGATCGGCACGCTGCACGGACGCCACGGCACGTTCGCCCTTCTCCATCGCGGCACGATGACCCGCGGCGCGCAGGCACTCAGCGTCACCGTCGTGCCCGACTCGGGCACGGGCCAGCTCGAGGGCCTCGCCGGCTCGATGGAGATCGTGATCGAGGATAGGGCCCACTCGTACGTCCTCGACTACACGCTGCCCGACCGCATCGCCTGACGGCGCCGCCGGGCCGCGCCGCCCGCCCCGGCGCGTTGCGAAACGCCACTCGGCGCTAAAGCCGGGCCCGCCCGCCGCCCGATAACGGGGACGAGGCGTCCACCCCCCGTCGGCGGGGCCCACGCGGTCCTCATGCCGGGTGCCCATCCCGCCCTTCCTCCTCGCGCGCAGCTCCGGAGCCTCGCAGCGGTCCGTCGTGCGCGGCGTCCTTTGCGCCGGGCGGCGGTCCGCGATTCGTCCATCGGACCCACCAGGGAGGTTCCGGCGATGTTCCAGCACCTCAAGCGCGCCCTCGCGTTCGCGATCGTTGCCGCGGCGTTCTCGGCCCCGGCGACCGCGTTCGCGGACGGCGGCGTCCGCGTCGCACTCAGCTCGCAGCGCGTGACGATCGTCGAAGGCAAGGAAGTTCTCGTGTCGGCCGACAAGGCCCGGCCCGGCGACGTGATCGAGTACCGCGCGGTCTACAAGAATGACGGCCGCACCGCGGTTCGAGAACTCGACGCCACCCTGCCGGTGCCCAGCGGGCTCGAGTACCTGCCGAAGACCGCGGCGCCCGCCGTGGTCCTCGCGAGCACCGACGGCCGCACGTTCGCCCCGGTTCCGCTCGTCCGCACCGTCCGCACGACCGACGGGCGCGAGGTCGTCCGCGAGGTTCCCCTCGCGGAGTACCGCGCGCTGCGCTGGTCCATCGGGACGCTGGCGGCGAAGGAGTCGCGCACGGTGCGCGCGCGCATGCGGGTCGCCCCGCTCGCGAGCGTGGCCGCGAACGAACGCTGAGCGCCGGACACCGAATCCCATTTCCCGTTGCCGCGTGACGGGAGGCGGTCCGGGCGCCCGAACGCCGGAATCCGCCTTCTCCGCGACGGCCCATGAAAGTCAGAACCGGCAGCAGGCAACACCATCCTCGGAGGGGAACCATGAAGGTCCCGCAGAACCCCGGCCTCGGCCGGCGGCTCCTCGTGCGCTTCGGCGTCCTCGCGACGTCC encodes the following:
- a CDS encoding DUF11 domain-containing protein; translation: MFQHLKRALAFAIVAAAFSAPATAFADGGVRVALSSQRVTIVEGKEVLVSADKARPGDVIEYRAVYKNDGRTAVRELDATLPVPSGLEYLPKTAAPAVVLASTDGRTFAPVPLVRTVRTTDGREVVREVPLAEYRALRWSIGTLAAKESRTVRARMRVAPLASVAANER
- a CDS encoding DUF3224 domain-containing protein, which produces MTARATGPFEVKLAPLALSEVAAESGLGRMSLDKVFHGDLEATSTGEMLSAMGNVQGSGSYVALERVIGTLHGRHGTFALLHRGTMTRGAQALSVTVVPDSGTGQLEGLAGSMEIVIEDRAHSYVLDYTLPDRIA